A single region of the Roseivivax sp. THAF197b genome encodes:
- a CDS encoding YqgE/AlgH family protein has translation MPDTAQSTDLTGRILIAMPGMGDPRFDRAVVFLCSHSDEGAMGLIVNKTAPGLGIATLLEQLDIEMLTDMPFEPVFFGGPVETGRGFVLHSTEARDDPTTLTIDANFAMTATLDILEDMARGQGPAQRRMCLGYAGWGPGQLERELQQNGWLVCDADPDLIFATKAGDMWEKALGRLGVSALMLSAEGGQA, from the coding sequence ATGCCCGACACCGCACAATCGACCGATCTGACCGGACGCATTCTGATCGCGATGCCCGGCATGGGCGATCCGCGTTTCGACCGCGCGGTTGTCTTTTTGTGCTCGCATTCGGATGAGGGCGCGATGGGCCTGATCGTCAACAAGACGGCGCCGGGCCTCGGTATCGCAACGCTGCTCGAACAGCTCGATATCGAGATGCTGACCGACATGCCCTTCGAGCCGGTCTTCTTCGGCGGCCCGGTCGAGACCGGGCGCGGCTTTGTGCTGCACAGCACCGAGGCGCGGGACGACCCGACCACGCTGACCATCGATGCGAATTTCGCGATGACCGCCACGCTCGACATCCTCGAGGACATGGCGCGAGGGCAGGGGCCCGCGCAGCGCCGCATGTGCCTCGGCTATGCCGGCTGGGGGCCGGGCCAGCTTGAGCGGGAATTGCAGCAGAATGGCTGGCTTGTCTGCGACGCGGATCCCGATCTGATTTTCGCCACCAAGGCCGGAGACATGTGGGAAAAGGCGCTGGGCCGTCTTGGCGTCTCGGCGCTGATGCTGTCGGCAGAGGGCGGGCAGGCCTAG
- the moaB gene encoding molybdenum cofactor biosynthesis protein B, producing the protein MSRIDETREFIPVRIAVLTVSDTREPGDDRSGDTLVARLEAAGHILAARTIIRDERDAIAAQLRAWCADDGIDVVISTGGTGLTGRDVTVEAHRDVYEKEIDAFGTVFTHVSMAKIGTSAVQSRATGGVAQGTYLFALPGSPGACKDAWDEILSLQLDYRHRPCNFVEIMPRLDEHKRRK; encoded by the coding sequence GTGAGCCGCATCGACGAGACCCGTGAGTTCATTCCCGTCCGTATCGCCGTCCTGACCGTGTCGGACACGCGGGAGCCGGGCGACGACCGCTCCGGCGATACGCTGGTCGCGCGATTGGAGGCGGCGGGGCACATCCTGGCGGCCCGGACCATCATCCGGGACGAGCGCGACGCCATCGCAGCACAGCTCCGCGCCTGGTGTGCCGATGACGGGATCGACGTGGTGATTTCCACGGGTGGCACGGGGCTGACGGGGCGCGACGTGACGGTCGAGGCGCATCGCGACGTCTACGAAAAGGAGATCGACGCCTTCGGCACGGTCTTTACGCATGTTTCCATGGCCAAGATCGGCACCTCCGCCGTGCAAAGCCGGGCCACGGGCGGAGTGGCGCAGGGCACCTACCTTTTCGCGCTGCCCGGCAGCCCCGGCGCCTGCAAGGATGCCTGGGACGAGATCCTGTCGCTGCAACTCGATTATCGCCACCGGCCCTGCAATTTCGTGGAGATCATGCCGCGTCTCGACGAGCACAAGCGGCGGAAGTGA
- a CDS encoding L-threonylcarbamoyladenylate synthase encodes MTIRLTLADADIARAAEIWRAGGRVAFPTETVYGLGADASSDTAVARIFEAKDRPSFNPLIVHVADLDQARKLALWSDAADALAQAFWPGPLTLVLPLAPGAPVSSLVTAGLDSVGIRMPAHPVARQLLRAFGGGIAAPSANRSGRISPTRAAHVLSTLDGRIEAVVDGGPAEVGLESTILGLTGTPTLLRPGGIGIDALSEALGARVSRRHDTDAISAPGQTPSHYAPRATMRLNAAEWEPGEATLGFGKMPCDLNLSEAENLTEAAANLFAHLHALDAMGRAVIAVAPVPHRGLGVAINDRLSRAAAPR; translated from the coding sequence GTGACGATACGTCTAACGCTCGCCGATGCCGATATCGCCCGCGCCGCCGAGATCTGGCGCGCGGGCGGGCGCGTCGCCTTCCCCACGGAGACCGTGTACGGGCTGGGAGCAGACGCGTCCTCCGACACCGCCGTGGCGCGCATCTTCGAGGCCAAGGACCGGCCCAGCTTCAACCCGCTCATCGTGCATGTCGCCGATCTGGATCAGGCGCGCAAACTGGCGCTCTGGTCTGACGCCGCCGATGCGCTGGCGCAGGCCTTCTGGCCCGGGCCGCTGACGCTGGTTCTGCCCCTGGCACCCGGCGCGCCGGTCTCGTCGCTGGTCACGGCGGGCCTCGACAGCGTCGGCATCCGCATGCCGGCCCATCCGGTCGCGCGGCAATTGCTGCGCGCCTTCGGCGGGGGCATTGCCGCCCCCTCCGCCAATCGCTCGGGCCGGATCAGTCCGACGCGGGCCGCGCATGTCCTGTCGACACTCGACGGGCGGATCGAAGCTGTGGTCGATGGCGGCCCCGCCGAGGTCGGACTTGAATCGACGATTCTGGGTCTGACCGGCACGCCCACACTTCTGCGGCCCGGCGGGATCGGGATCGACGCCTTGTCGGAGGCCCTGGGCGCGCGGGTCTCGCGCCGCCACGATACCGATGCGATCTCCGCCCCCGGCCAGACGCCCTCCCATTACGCGCCACGCGCGACGATGCGCCTCAATGCCGCCGAATGGGAGCCGGGCGAGGCCACGCTGGGTTTCGGGAAGATGCCCTGCGATCTGAACCTGTCCGAGGCGGAGAATCTGACGGAGGCCGCGGCGAACCTCTTTGCGCATCTGCATGCGCTCGATGCGATGGGCCGGGCGGTAATCGCCGTCGCCCCGGTGCCGCATCGGGGGCTCGGCGTCGCGATCAATGACCGGCTGAGCCGCGCAGCCGCGCCGCGCTGA
- a CDS encoding acyl-CoA dehydrogenase yields MPYTSPVSDFRFLFEHVVDLSRATETDLYAEATPDVIEAILTEAGKLCDEVVAPTRRAGDTHPAVLENGVVRTSPGFKEAYAQIAEGGWVAIAASAEHGGMGLPQAMATAVNDMLSGANLSLQLCPLLSQGQIDALEAHGSDAQKALYLPKLISGEWTGTMNLTEPQAGSDVGAARAKAEPNGDGSFAISGQKIYISWGDHDVAENVCHLVLARLPDAPAGTKGLSLFMVPKYIPNEDGSLGDANSLRVVSLEEKMGIHGSPTAVMEYDGATGWLVGAEGAGMKAMFTMMNNARLGVGAQGVGIAEGAYQHALAYAMDRKQGTTRIENATGSIVDHADVRRMLASMKADIFAARAITLACGTAIDMARATGQKDWSARAALLTPIAKAFGTEVGMRVADEGVQVHGGMGFVEETGAAQYLRDVRVTAIYEGTNGIQAMDLVARKMMDGGEAAFALLDEIEGVAETARATMSDLATPVWQATETLREAVEWLVAEPDMNARFAGSVPFLMAFARVLGGYYHLRAAMAEPEGSRARLARFYINRLLPQHVGLLAHARSGADDLYAITSDDLAA; encoded by the coding sequence ATGCCCTATACCTCTCCTGTTTCCGATTTCCGCTTTCTGTTCGAGCACGTCGTCGATCTGTCCCGCGCCACCGAGACGGATCTTTACGCGGAGGCGACCCCCGACGTGATCGAGGCGATCCTGACCGAGGCGGGCAAACTCTGTGACGAGGTGGTGGCCCCCACGCGCCGCGCGGGCGATACCCATCCGGCGGTGCTGGAGAACGGCGTCGTGCGCACCTCGCCCGGTTTCAAGGAAGCCTATGCCCAGATCGCGGAGGGCGGCTGGGTCGCCATCGCCGCCAGCGCCGAGCATGGCGGTATGGGGCTGCCGCAGGCCATGGCCACCGCCGTCAACGACATGCTGTCGGGCGCGAACCTGTCGCTGCAGCTCTGCCCGCTTCTGAGTCAGGGTCAGATCGACGCGCTCGAGGCGCATGGATCGGACGCGCAGAAGGCGCTCTACCTGCCCAAGCTGATTTCCGGGGAATGGACCGGCACCATGAACCTGACCGAGCCGCAGGCCGGATCGGATGTGGGCGCGGCCCGCGCCAAGGCCGAACCCAATGGCGACGGCTCCTTCGCGATCTCGGGCCAGAAGATCTATATCTCCTGGGGCGATCATGACGTGGCCGAGAATGTCTGCCACCTCGTTCTGGCGCGCCTGCCCGATGCGCCCGCGGGCACCAAGGGGCTGAGCCTCTTCATGGTGCCGAAATACATTCCCAACGAGGATGGATCGCTCGGGGATGCGAATTCGCTGCGCGTCGTCTCGCTCGAGGAGAAGATGGGCATCCATGGCTCGCCCACCGCGGTCATGGAATATGACGGTGCCACGGGCTGGCTTGTCGGCGCGGAAGGTGCCGGCATGAAGGCGATGTTCACCATGATGAACAATGCCCGGCTCGGTGTCGGCGCGCAGGGCGTCGGCATTGCCGAGGGGGCCTATCAGCACGCGCTGGCCTATGCGATGGACCGCAAGCAGGGCACGACCCGGATCGAGAATGCCACGGGCTCCATCGTGGATCATGCGGATGTACGCCGGATGCTCGCCTCGATGAAGGCGGATATCTTTGCCGCGCGGGCGATTACGCTCGCCTGCGGCACCGCGATCGACATGGCGCGCGCCACCGGCCAGAAAGACTGGAGCGCCCGCGCGGCGCTGCTGACGCCCATCGCCAAGGCCTTCGGTACGGAGGTCGGCATGCGCGTCGCCGATGAGGGCGTGCAGGTCCATGGCGGCATGGGCTTCGTCGAGGAGACGGGCGCGGCGCAATATCTCCGCGACGTGCGCGTCACCGCGATCTACGAGGGCACCAACGGCATCCAGGCGATGGACCTCGTGGCGCGCAAGATGATGGATGGCGGCGAAGCGGCCTTTGCGCTCCTCGACGAGATCGAAGGCGTGGCCGAAACCGCCCGCGCAACCATGTCCGATCTCGCCACGCCGGTCTGGCAGGCGACGGAAACCTTGCGCGAGGCGGTCGAATGGCTGGTGGCGGAGCCCGACATGAACGCTCGCTTCGCAGGCTCGGTGCCGTTCCTGATGGCCTTCGCGCGCGTGCTTGGCGGGTATTATCACCTGCGCGCCGCCATGGCGGAGCCCGAAGGCAGCCGCGCCCGGCTTGCGCGGTTCTACATCAACCGGCTTCTGCCGCAGCATGTGGGGCTTCTTGCCCATGCGCGCAGCGGGGCGGACGACCTCTACGCGATCACGTCCGACGACCTGGCCGCATGA
- a CDS encoding MBL fold metallo-hydrolase gives MSAAKAVGIRYPWAEPPAEGEAVTVAEGVLWLRLPLPMALDHVNVYALDDGEGWTLVDTGMHSRRTTAIWEAILEGPLKGKPVTRVILTHHHPDHVGMAGWFRQVHGAELVTTRTAMLMARMLTLDEQSVPTPETLEFWRNCGMEPRIYAEREAGRPFNFADMVHPLPLGYRRIKEGDVIRAGGRDWDVRIGNGHAPEHATLWSRDDDLVLAGDQILPSISSNIGVYATEPEADPVGDWIEACERLRSHARPDHLVLGGHKLPFTGLDTRLRQLIDNHHGALGRLHRHLDTPKPATACFPPLFKRRIGDSEYGLAMVEAMAHCLHLWHTGRAERSIGENDAWLFRAI, from the coding sequence ATGAGCGCGGCCAAGGCTGTCGGCATCCGGTACCCCTGGGCGGAGCCTCCCGCCGAGGGGGAGGCGGTGACCGTGGCCGAGGGCGTCCTGTGGCTGCGCCTGCCGCTGCCCATGGCGCTCGATCACGTGAATGTCTACGCGCTGGATGACGGGGAGGGCTGGACGCTTGTCGATACGGGCATGCATTCGCGCCGCACCACCGCGATCTGGGAGGCGATCCTGGAGGGGCCCCTCAAGGGCAAGCCCGTCACCCGCGTGATCCTGACCCATCACCACCCCGATCATGTGGGCATGGCGGGCTGGTTCCGTCAGGTGCATGGCGCGGAGTTGGTCACCACGCGGACAGCGATGCTCATGGCGCGGATGCTGACGCTCGACGAGCAATCCGTGCCCACCCCAGAGACGCTGGAATTCTGGCGCAATTGCGGGATGGAGCCGCGCATCTACGCCGAGCGCGAAGCGGGCCGTCCCTTCAATTTCGCCGACATGGTGCACCCTCTGCCGCTGGGTTATCGGCGGATCAAGGAGGGCGATGTGATCCGCGCGGGCGGGCGCGACTGGGATGTGCGCATCGGCAACGGTCACGCGCCGGAACATGCCACGCTTTGGTCTCGTGACGACGATCTGGTGCTCGCGGGCGATCAGATCCTGCCCTCGATCAGCTCCAATATCGGGGTCTACGCGACCGAGCCCGAGGCCGATCCCGTGGGCGACTGGATCGAGGCCTGCGAACGGCTCCGCTCCCATGCCCGGCCCGACCATCTGGTGCTCGGTGGTCACAAACTGCCCTTCACCGGTCTCGACACCCGTCTGCGCCAGTTGATCGACAACCACCATGGCGCGCTGGGCCGTCTGCACCGTCATCTGGACACACCGAAGCCCGCCACCGCCTGCTTCCCGCCGCTCTTCAAAAGGCGCATTGGCGATTCGGAATACGGGCTCGCCATGGTCGAGGCGATGGCCCATTGCCTTCATCTTTGGCACACGGGCCGGGCGGAGCGCTCCATCGGGGAAAACGATGCGTGGCTCTTTCGCGCGATCTGA
- a CDS encoding protein-disulfide reductase DsbD domain-containing protein, whose translation MIRILFLAIALIAAMPFASTPVRAGEFDNIVRAELRPGWRRADGTHIAALHLTLAPGWKTYWRAPGDAGIPPEFGWRGSRNLAGVSIIWPRPDVFDQAGMRAIGYTDELVLPLAIRPERNGDVLLEGDMQLGICKDVCLPHALSFSGRLDAGMTERDPRIAAALSDRPFSASEVGGASVHCDIAPGNNGALRLTAKIDMASAGNSEEVVVETGNPFLWVAEPESRRDGGTLIASTEIVHMERKPFALDRGSLTFTVLGTRQAVELSGCTR comes from the coding sequence ATGATACGCATCCTTTTCCTCGCCATCGCGCTGATCGCCGCCATGCCCTTCGCCTCGACGCCTGTCCGGGCGGGTGAGTTCGACAATATCGTCCGGGCCGAACTGCGCCCCGGTTGGCGACGCGCGGACGGCACGCATATCGCGGCCCTTCACCTCACGCTTGCGCCGGGCTGGAAGACCTATTGGCGGGCACCCGGCGATGCGGGCATCCCGCCCGAGTTTGGCTGGCGCGGATCGCGCAACCTCGCGGGCGTGTCGATCATCTGGCCGCGCCCCGATGTTTTCGATCAGGCAGGGATGCGCGCCATCGGCTATACCGACGAGCTGGTCCTGCCCCTCGCGATCCGCCCCGAGCGGAATGGTGACGTGCTTCTCGAAGGCGATATGCAGCTCGGGATCTGCAAGGATGTCTGCCTGCCCCACGCGCTCAGCTTCTCGGGCCGTCTCGATGCCGGGATGACCGAGCGGGATCCGCGGATCGCCGCGGCGCTCTCCGACCGGCCCTTCAGCGCCAGCGAGGTTGGTGGCGCCTCGGTGCATTGCGATATCGCCCCCGGCAATAACGGTGCGCTTCGCCTGACCGCGAAGATCGACATGGCCTCCGCGGGCAACAGCGAGGAGGTGGTGGTCGAGACCGGCAATCCCTTCCTGTGGGTGGCCGAGCCCGAAAGCCGCCGCGACGGCGGCACGCTCATCGCCTCGACCGAGATCGTGCATATGGAGCGCAAGCCCTTCGCCCTCGATCGCGGGTCGCTGACCTTCACCGTGCTCGGCACGCGTCAGGCGGTCGAATTGTCGGGCTGCACGCGCTGA
- a CDS encoding efflux RND transporter periplasmic adaptor subunit, with product MRFLRRSLTGLFLLAATLGLMVYAGALIQGAVETRMADAPSMPEGRERVFAVNVVTAEPGTEVPVLTAYGSVESRRTLEIRAEAGGRIVALAPGFDAGGRVAEGALLARIDPADAEAALERARSALADARAESDDSRRALELARENLAASEEQSQLYARAFERQEDLRDRGVGSASAVEAAELQASTARAAVLQRRQSLADAEARIAQAETAIARATLDVAEAERRLDATEIRAGFDGVLDTVSVVEGRLVSANEQIATLIDPDALEVAFRVSTEGYARLLDAAGQVRPAPVTVTLDVYGTDIVASGRIDRANPRVATGETGRVVYARLGEARGFQPGDFVTVRIDEAPIENVVRLPATALDANMQVMVVGTDDRLEALAVTLVRRQGDDVLVRADGLAGARVVAQQTPLLGPGIKVRPRNFEAELQDADSAEADTLMEITEHRRARLRAFVEGNSRMPEEAKARLLSQLDAPRVPAAMVARLEARIGG from the coding sequence ATGCGGTTTCTCAGGCGGTCATTGACCGGGCTTTTCCTTCTGGCGGCGACGCTGGGTCTCATGGTCTATGCCGGCGCGCTCATTCAGGGGGCGGTCGAGACGCGCATGGCAGATGCGCCCTCCATGCCCGAGGGGCGGGAGCGGGTCTTTGCCGTGAACGTGGTGACGGCCGAGCCCGGCACCGAAGTGCCGGTCCTGACGGCCTATGGCAGCGTCGAGAGCCGTCGCACCCTTGAAATCCGGGCCGAGGCGGGCGGGCGTATCGTCGCACTGGCCCCCGGTTTCGATGCAGGCGGTCGGGTCGCGGAAGGCGCACTTCTGGCCCGGATCGATCCCGCCGACGCGGAAGCGGCGCTGGAACGCGCGCGCTCTGCGCTGGCTGACGCCCGAGCGGAATCCGATGACAGCCGCCGCGCGCTGGAGCTTGCGCGCGAAAACCTCGCCGCATCCGAGGAGCAGTCCCAGCTTTACGCCCGCGCCTTCGAGCGACAGGAGGATCTGCGGGATCGCGGCGTCGGCAGTGCCAGCGCCGTGGAAGCAGCCGAATTGCAGGCCTCGACCGCGCGGGCCGCCGTGCTGCAACGCCGCCAATCGCTCGCCGATGCGGAGGCCCGGATCGCGCAGGCCGAGACCGCCATCGCGCGCGCCACGCTGGATGTGGCCGAGGCGGAGCGCCGCCTCGATGCGACGGAAATTCGCGCGGGCTTTGACGGTGTGCTGGATACGGTCAGCGTGGTCGAGGGCCGTCTCGTCTCCGCCAATGAACAGATCGCGACATTGATCGACCCGGACGCGCTGGAAGTGGCGTTTCGCGTCTCGACCGAAGGATATGCGCGGCTTCTGGACGCGGCGGGGCAGGTGCGTCCGGCGCCGGTGACCGTGACGCTCGATGTCTATGGCACCGACATCGTCGCATCGGGCCGGATCGACCGGGCCAATCCCCGTGTCGCGACCGGTGAGACGGGCCGTGTGGTCTATGCGCGGCTCGGTGAGGCGCGGGGATTTCAGCCCGGCGATTTCGTCACCGTTCGGATCGACGAGGCCCCGATCGAAAATGTCGTGCGTCTGCCCGCAACCGCGCTCGATGCCAATATGCAGGTGATGGTCGTGGGCACGGATGACCGCCTTGAAGCGCTGGCAGTGACACTGGTGCGGCGTCAGGGAGACGATGTGCTCGTCCGTGCCGACGGGCTGGCCGGGGCGCGGGTCGTGGCGCAGCAGACGCCGCTTCTGGGGCCGGGGATCAAGGTGCGTCCGCGCAACTTCGAGGCGGAGCTTCAGGACGCGGACAGCGCCGAAGCGGACACGCTGATGGAGATCACGGAACATCGCCGCGCCCGGCTGCGCGCCTTCGTCGAGGGCAATTCCCGCATGCCCGAGGAGGCCAAGGCCCGGCTTCTGAGCCAGCTCGACGCGCCGCGCGTGCCCGCGGCGATGGTCGCGCGTCTCGAAGCGCGGATCGGGGGCTAG
- a CDS encoding efflux RND transporter permease subunit yields the protein MSDTSRVFGLFSYFVRHRTLANLLLVMMLAAGALAIPNMRAQFFPDVIVDEIDISVRWDGAGAEDIDQAIVQRLEPALLAVEGVESSRARSREGIASIEVEFEPNWDMSRATNDIRQAIDAVSDLPEDAEDAEISRSAWFDRVTDVVLTGPIAAEQLANYADLFVNRLFAEGVTNTTIRGLAAPQTIVEVPATNLIAHDLTLREIAQAIGAEVDADPAGQVEGANARVRTGTEKRQADEIEGIVLRSNPDGTELRVGDVAEIRIEGVTRERSYFVGENPAMSIRVDRTAQGDAIGIQRQVEEIAAELQAEMPEGASIDLIRTRAEAISGRLDILVDNGLMGLGLVVALLFLFLNARIAFWVAAGIPTAMLAAVALMYAAGITFNMISLFALIITLGIVVDDAIVVGEHADHLSRRGFGPAEAAERAAARMALPVFCATLTTVIAFWGLVVIGGRFGDLIRDIPFTVIVVLTASLVECFLILPHHMRHALTHADKQHWYDAPSRAVNRVFRWVRARLFRPLMAGVIAGRYVVIAAAVALLASQAALLIRGDVPWRFFNAPEQSSVTGNFAMAPGATREDSYEQMLAMQASVEALAAEYEAEYGRNPVAYVLSEIGGNTGRGLAGTDSKEPDQLGSIAIELIEADLRPYSSFKFVGDLQERVERHPLAETVSFRGWRSGPGGDALDVQFYGADAATLKAAAEDLKTALAQYPEVSALEDDLSYDKDELRLDLTPQGRALGFDIDMLGQTLRARLGGVEAANYPVGPRSATIRVELPEDELTADFLERMQLRTPSGAYVALADIVEVERSAGFSTVRRENGIRLVSVNGDLSEDDPARAADIMQALEQEILPGISAERQVDYRLSGLSEQEDEFLSDATVALIMVLLGIYLVLAWVFASWSRPLVVMAIIPFGLVGTIWGHNVWDVPMSMFTVVGLLGMTGIVINDSIVLVTTIDEYAAERGILPAIIDGAADRLRPVLLTTLTTVLGLAPLLYEGSSQAEFLKPTVITLVFGLAFGMVLVLLVVPALLAIGEDLAKARASLKRGLRHPRGSIRAGYGVGVALILGWLGVTMGWVAVTGALPAPLAAVSPLGPGLVGAYALFMVGVGIALVLAYLVAAMRMGLSGRATRAGGV from the coding sequence ATGTCGGACACCTCCCGCGTCTTCGGGCTTTTCTCCTATTTCGTGCGGCACCGGACGCTGGCGAACCTTCTGCTGGTGATGATGCTGGCGGCGGGGGCGCTCGCCATCCCGAACATGCGCGCGCAGTTCTTCCCCGACGTGATCGTCGACGAGATCGACATCTCCGTGCGCTGGGACGGCGCGGGGGCGGAGGATATCGATCAGGCCATCGTGCAGCGGCTGGAGCCTGCGCTGCTGGCGGTCGAAGGGGTGGAATCGAGCCGCGCGCGGTCGCGTGAAGGCATCGCTTCCATCGAGGTGGAGTTCGAACCCAACTGGGACATGAGCCGCGCCACCAACGATATCCGGCAGGCCATCGACGCAGTGAGCGATCTGCCCGAGGATGCGGAGGACGCGGAAATCAGCCGGTCCGCCTGGTTCGACCGGGTGACGGATGTGGTCCTCACCGGCCCCATCGCGGCGGAGCAGCTGGCGAATTACGCCGATCTCTTCGTCAATCGGCTCTTTGCGGAGGGTGTGACGAACACCACGATCCGGGGCCTTGCCGCGCCGCAGACCATCGTCGAGGTGCCCGCGACGAACCTGATCGCGCATGACCTCACCCTGCGCGAGATCGCCCAGGCCATCGGGGCCGAGGTCGATGCCGATCCGGCAGGCCAGGTCGAGGGGGCCAATGCGCGGGTGCGCACCGGCACCGAGAAGCGACAGGCGGACGAAATCGAGGGGATCGTGCTGCGCTCTAACCCCGACGGGACGGAGCTGCGCGTGGGCGACGTGGCGGAGATCCGCATCGAGGGCGTGACCCGCGAGCGGAGCTATTTCGTCGGCGAAAACCCGGCCATGTCGATCCGGGTCGACCGCACCGCGCAGGGCGACGCCATTGGCATCCAGCGCCAGGTCGAGGAGATTGCCGCCGAGTTGCAGGCGGAAATGCCGGAAGGGGCAAGTATCGACCTCATCCGGACGCGGGCCGAGGCCATTTCAGGCCGGCTCGACATCCTCGTCGATAACGGCCTGATGGGGCTTGGCCTCGTGGTCGCGCTACTCTTCCTGTTCCTCAATGCGCGCATCGCGTTCTGGGTCGCGGCGGGTATCCCCACGGCCATGCTGGCGGCGGTGGCGCTGATGTATGCTGCGGGCATCACCTTCAACATGATCTCGCTCTTCGCGCTGATCATCACGCTTGGGATCGTGGTCGATGATGCCATCGTGGTGGGCGAGCATGCCGATCACCTGTCGCGGCGCGGCTTCGGGCCCGCCGAGGCCGCCGAGCGCGCGGCGGCGCGGATGGCGCTGCCTGTCTTCTGCGCAACGCTGACCACCGTGATCGCCTTCTGGGGGCTCGTGGTGATCGGGGGCCGTTTCGGCGACCTGATCCGCGACATCCCGTTCACCGTGATCGTCGTGCTGACCGCGAGCCTTGTGGAGTGTTTCCTGATCCTGCCGCATCACATGCGGCACGCCTTGACCCATGCCGACAAGCAGCATTGGTATGATGCCCCGTCGCGCGCGGTGAACCGCGTCTTCCGCTGGGTCCGCGCGCGGCTCTTCCGCCCTCTGATGGCGGGCGTCATCGCCGGGCGCTACGTGGTGATCGCTGCTGCCGTGGCCCTTCTGGCGAGCCAGGCCGCCCTTCTGATCCGGGGCGATGTGCCCTGGCGCTTCTTCAACGCGCCCGAGCAATCCTCCGTCACCGGCAATTTCGCCATGGCACCGGGCGCGACGCGCGAAGACAGCTACGAGCAGATGCTGGCGATGCAGGCCTCTGTCGAGGCGCTGGCGGCGGAATACGAGGCGGAATACGGGCGCAACCCCGTGGCCTATGTCCTGTCCGAGATCGGTGGCAATACCGGCCGCGGGCTGGCAGGCACCGACAGCAAGGAGCCCGACCAGCTGGGCTCCATCGCGATCGAGCTGATCGAGGCGGATCTCAGGCCCTATTCGTCCTTCAAGTTCGTGGGTGACCTGCAGGAACGCGTGGAACGCCACCCGCTGGCCGAGACGGTCAGCTTCCGCGGCTGGCGCTCGGGCCCCGGAGGCGATGCGCTCGATGTGCAGTTCTACGGCGCGGATGCCGCCACGCTGAAAGCCGCCGCGGAGGATCTGAAAACCGCGCTGGCGCAATACCCCGAAGTCTCCGCGCTCGAGGACGATCTGTCCTACGACAAGGATGAGCTGCGCCTCGATCTGACGCCGCAGGGCCGCGCGCTGGGTTTCGATATCGACATGCTGGGCCAGACGCTGCGGGCGCGGTTGGGCGGCGTGGAGGCCGCGAATTATCCCGTGGGGCCGCGTTCGGCCACGATCCGCGTGGAACTGCCCGAGGATGAGCTGACGGCCGATTTCCTGGAGCGGATGCAGCTGCGCACACCGTCCGGCGCCTATGTTGCACTGGCCGATATCGTCGAGGTCGAGCGCAGCGCGGGCTTCTCCACCGTCCGGCGGGAGAACGGCATCCGGCTCGTATCGGTCAATGGCGATCTCTCGGAGGATGACCCGGCCCGCGCCGCCGACATCATGCAGGCCCTGGAGCAGGAGATCCTGCCCGGCATCTCCGCCGAGCGGCAGGTGGATTACCGCCTCTCCGGTCTGAGCGAGCAGGAGGACGAATTCCTGTCCGACGCCACCGTGGCGTTGATTATGGTGCTTCTGGGCATCTACCTCGTGCTGGCCTGGGTCTTTGCGAGCTGGTCGCGGCCCCTTGTGGTGATGGCGATCATCCCCTTCGGCCTCGTGGGTACGATCTGGGGGCACAATGTCTGGGACGTGCCGATGAGCATGTTTACGGTGGTGGGCCTGCTGGGCATGACCGGGATCGTCATCAACGACTCGATCGTGCTGGTCACGACGATCGACGAATATGCCGCCGAGCGCGGGATCCTGCCCGCGATCATCGACGGAGCGGCGGATCGTTTGCGCCCCGTGCTGCTGACGACGCTGACCACGGTGCTGGGCCTTGCGCCGCTCTTGTATGAAGGGTCGAGCCAGGCGGAGTTCCTAAAGCCGACGGTGATCACGCTGGTCTTCGGCCTGGCTTTCGGGATGGTTCTGGTGCTGCTGGTCGTGCCCGCCCTTCTGGCCATCGGAGAGGACCTCGCGAAGGCCAGGGCCAGCCTAAAGCGCGGCCTGCGTCATCCCCGCGGCAGCATTCGGGCAGGCTACGGCGTAGGCGTCGCGCTGATCCTGGGCTGGCTCGGCGTGACCATGGGCTGGGTCGCCGTGACCGGTGCGCTGCCCGCGCCTCTCGCAGCCGTTTCGCCGCTTGGGCCGGGGCTCGTCGGGGCCTATGCGCTCTTCATGGTTGGTGTGGGCATTGCCCTCGTGCTGGCCTATCTCGTTGCCGCCATGCGGATGGGGTTGTCCGGTCGGGCCACGCGGGCGGGCGGGGTCTGA